From the genome of Phreatobacter cathodiphilus, one region includes:
- the pal gene encoding peptidoglycan-associated lipoprotein Pal, translating to MLTMALGRNLKFAAIMAFGLALGACAQNPTNQAGAGGAGAATPGSAQDFIVNVGDRVFFETDSSELTPQARSTLDKQSVWLNQYSRYSFTIEGHADERGTREYNIALGARRAQTVRDYLSARGISSARIRTISYGKERPVAVCNDISCWSQNRRSVTVLSGGAGS from the coding sequence ATGCTGACCATGGCTCTCGGCCGCAATCTGAAGTTTGCAGCCATCATGGCGTTCGGCCTCGCGCTCGGCGCCTGCGCCCAGAACCCCACCAACCAGGCCGGTGCCGGCGGCGCCGGTGCGGCGACCCCGGGCAGCGCCCAGGACTTCATCGTCAACGTCGGCGACCGCGTCTTCTTCGAGACCGACTCGTCCGAGCTGACGCCCCAGGCCCGGTCGACCCTCGACAAGCAGTCTGTCTGGCTGAACCAGTACAGCCGCTATTCCTTCACCATCGAGGGCCATGCCGACGAGCGCGGCACCCGCGAGTACAACATCGCGCTGGGCGCCCGCCGTGCCCAGACGGTGCGCGACTATCTCTCGGCCCGCGGCATCTCCTCGGCCCGCATCCGCACCATCTCCTACGGCAAGGAGCGGCCGGTGGCGGTCTGCAACGACATCTCCTGCTGGTCGCAGAACCGCCGCTCGGTGACGGTGCTGTCCGGCGGCGCCGGCTCCTGA
- the tilS gene encoding tRNA lysidine(34) synthetase TilS, giving the protein MPAAEAEAAAPLADDDIRDLLSSLPSHDHLVLAVSGGPDSCGMMAAFARWRDMGGAVPALSVACVDHGLRPAAAAECAGVVAAAAGLGLTAQILRWEGGKPASGLQEAAREARYRLLADHARAVGAGAIVVAHHLEDQAETVLMRLARGSGPLGLKGMATASRREGMDILRPFLWVPKARLAATAGAAGLVPVDDPSNRDPGFTRVRLRQMLPALADEGLDAERLAILAGRIRMIEDALARHAADLDTASRQQSVVPGTVVFDATGWLDRPFIDVQQLLAAVLREVAPDGARERLEALEALAGAVLMAIAEGGPLRQTLQGALVTVTAAGRVIVAREPPRQPARRSD; this is encoded by the coding sequence GTGCCAGCTGCTGAGGCCGAGGCGGCAGCGCCCCTCGCCGACGACGACATCCGCGACCTTCTCTCCTCCCTGCCATCCCATGACCACCTGGTCCTCGCCGTCTCCGGCGGGCCCGATTCCTGTGGGATGATGGCGGCCTTCGCCCGCTGGCGCGACATGGGCGGCGCCGTGCCGGCCCTCTCCGTCGCCTGCGTCGACCACGGACTGAGGCCCGCGGCGGCGGCCGAATGCGCCGGCGTCGTCGCGGCCGCAGCCGGGCTCGGCCTCACCGCGCAGATCCTGCGCTGGGAGGGCGGGAAACCCGCCAGTGGATTGCAGGAGGCGGCCCGCGAGGCACGCTACCGCCTCCTCGCCGACCATGCCCGTGCGGTCGGCGCCGGCGCGATCGTCGTCGCCCATCATCTCGAGGACCAGGCCGAAACCGTGCTCATGCGGCTGGCGCGCGGGTCCGGCCCGCTCGGCCTCAAGGGCATGGCGACTGCCAGCCGGCGCGAGGGCATGGACATTCTCCGGCCCTTCCTGTGGGTGCCGAAGGCGCGCCTCGCCGCCACGGCGGGGGCGGCCGGCCTCGTGCCCGTCGACGACCCGTCGAACCGCGACCCCGGCTTCACACGCGTCCGGCTGCGGCAGATGCTGCCGGCGCTCGCGGATGAGGGGCTCGACGCCGAGCGACTGGCCATCCTCGCCGGGCGCATCAGGATGATCGAGGATGCGCTCGCCCGGCACGCCGCCGATCTCGACACCGCCTCGCGCCAGCAGAGCGTGGTGCCCGGCACGGTGGTGTTCGACGCGACCGGCTGGCTCGACAGGCCCTTCATCGACGTGCAGCAGCTCCTCGCGGCGGTGCTGCGGGAGGTTGCCCCCGACGGCGCGCGGGAGCGGCTGGAGGCGCTGGAGGCGCTCGCCGGCGCGGTGTTGATGGCGATCGCCGAGGGCGGGCCGTTGCGGCAGACGCTGCAGGGCGCGCTGGTGACGGTCACCGCGGCGGGGCGCGTCATCGTGGCGCGGGAGCCGCCGCGCCAGCCGGCTCGTAGGTCGGACTGA
- the ybgF gene encoding tol-pal system protein YbgF produces MMIGRVAKAWFRLTGGAGAVAVVLVLAAMPVRAQSAADLMDRIQRLEAQIRSLNGQLEQSQFRVRQMEDQQRRMQADIEFRLNELENARGGARPAQQPRPSQQQQQPQRRGDVFDPSEQQSAPGAPRDLGALPPGANAAPPRTAQGGGGGGNAPLDLGQLAGRAAADPSLEPPEPRSAIPGAVPSTGSTGTQPVIAASPRDEYNAALALLQRRDYEQAEIALRGFLQNHPRDRLVGDATHQLGESMFQRRQYREAAEQFLKVSTDYPRTARAPSSLLRLGQSLNALGEREAACAAYAEFNRKYPNANASTKTAVVSEQRRASC; encoded by the coding sequence ATGATGATCGGACGGGTGGCGAAAGCCTGGTTCCGCCTGACGGGAGGCGCGGGGGCTGTGGCCGTGGTGCTGGTGCTGGCCGCGATGCCGGTGCGCGCGCAGAGCGCCGCCGACCTGATGGACAGGATCCAGCGCCTCGAGGCGCAGATCCGCTCCCTCAACGGCCAGCTCGAACAGTCGCAGTTCCGCGTCCGCCAGATGGAGGACCAGCAGCGGCGCATGCAGGCGGACATCGAGTTCCGCCTCAATGAGCTGGAGAACGCCCGCGGCGGAGCCCGTCCTGCCCAGCAGCCGCGCCCTTCGCAGCAGCAACAGCAGCCGCAGCGGCGCGGCGACGTCTTCGACCCCTCCGAGCAGCAGTCCGCGCCGGGTGCACCGCGCGATCTCGGCGCGCTGCCCCCGGGCGCCAATGCGGCGCCGCCGCGCACAGCCCAGGGCGGCGGCGGTGGCGGCAATGCGCCGCTCGACCTCGGCCAACTCGCCGGCCGCGCGGCCGCCGACCCGAGCCTTGAGCCGCCGGAACCGCGCTCGGCCATCCCCGGCGCGGTGCCCTCGACGGGGAGCACCGGCACGCAGCCCGTCATCGCCGCCTCGCCGCGCGACGAGTACAATGCCGCGCTCGCCCTCCTCCAGCGGCGCGACTACGAGCAGGCGGAGATCGCCCTGCGCGGTTTCCTGCAGAACCACCCGCGCGACCGGCTGGTGGGGGACGCTACCCACCAGCTCGGCGAGAGCATGTTCCAGCGCCGCCAGTACCGCGAGGCGGCCGAGCAGTTCCTGAAGGTCTCGACGGACTATCCGCGCACGGCGCGGGCCCCTTCCAGCCTGCTGCGCCTCGGCCAGTCGCTCAATGCGCTGGGCGAGCGCGAGGCGGCCTGCGCCGCCTATGCCGAGTTCAACCGCAAGTATCCGAACGCCAACGCCTCGACGAAGACCGCCGTGGTGAGCGAGCAGCGCCGTGCCAGCTGCTGA